Proteins encoded together in one Nostoc sp. PCC 7524 window:
- a CDS encoding DUF3536 domain-containing protein has translation MTSAAELPASSGSTSTSHLTVKETHQSDSLSKATGVYVTVHGHFYQPPRENPYLDAIERQPSAAPFHDWNERIHWECYRPNAFARILNDQGEVMGIVNNYEYMSFNIGPTLMSWLERYDVEVYQRILEADAKSCQRLHGHGNAIAQVYNHIIMPLANERDQHTQIRWGKEDFRRRFGRDPEGMWLAETAVDAATLKALVAEGIRFIVLAPSQAQRCRPLPNSDDPQPEWHEVGGSQIDPTRPYRCYLKSTLNTASSPLSSIKDGAIADTDPVSLQALPYIDIFFYDGPISRDMGFSDVVYNSHHFAGRIGSAVRGDHRQSQLISVATDGETFGHHKKGTEKTLAYAFIKEFPHHDWTVTNFAHYLSLSPPAWEVELKPVTAWSCAHGVDRWQDDCGCGGEGGVWHQKWRRPLRNALNWLRDQLVTVYEEYGQQLFRDPWLARDEYIQIIGDRSSANVSRFLSRHQNHKLTAAEQVDALRLLEMQRHSLLMFTSCGWFFEELSRPEGTQILRYAARALELAGDVAGVQLEKSFLKRLGLAPSNVETFKHGAEVYRQLVQTAQISFKQVAAHYAISSLFHGQGSAPGKHHKQIYCYTVNDIDYQLQRMGALTLAVGNLKLVSDITWESENLVFAVLHLGGWDFHCGIQLFTGRRDYSQLKDKLFTSLQQASAAQTILAMTQLFSGEAYNLQTLFAEERHRIMRLLSHETLTRLDQLYTQAYRDNYGVIMAFHRDELPVPQELQVAAEIALGYRCMTTLRSLEQDITEPSLIWNDIVELEAIATEAKHLRCRLNIPEGKQILEQVILRLLWRLLHDSNGSFATDIQCLERLIDVTYQLDISVSLHQSQELYFSCLYSQIMPLCLTTQAHQEGTNQCLQLLKLGQKLKVDVSKILSQIG, from the coding sequence ATGACTTCTGCTGCTGAACTGCCAGCTAGTTCTGGCTCAACATCAACATCACATTTAACTGTCAAAGAGACTCATCAAAGTGATTCCCTGAGTAAAGCTACAGGGGTATATGTCACCGTGCATGGTCACTTTTACCAACCACCACGAGAAAATCCCTATTTGGATGCGATAGAACGTCAACCGAGTGCTGCACCTTTCCATGATTGGAATGAGCGCATTCACTGGGAATGCTATCGTCCGAATGCTTTCGCCAGAATCTTAAATGACCAAGGCGAAGTCATGGGGATCGTGAATAATTACGAATATATGAGCTTTAACATCGGCCCCACGCTGATGTCATGGCTAGAACGCTACGATGTCGAGGTTTATCAACGAATTTTGGAGGCGGACGCGAAAAGTTGTCAGCGTTTGCATGGTCATGGGAATGCGATCGCGCAAGTATATAATCACATCATCATGCCTCTGGCTAACGAACGTGATCAACACACCCAAATTCGCTGGGGTAAGGAAGACTTCCGCAGGCGTTTTGGTCGTGATCCCGAAGGAATGTGGTTGGCGGAAACGGCTGTAGATGCTGCCACTCTCAAGGCTTTGGTGGCTGAGGGCATTCGGTTTATTGTCTTAGCACCATCTCAAGCCCAGCGTTGCCGTCCTTTGCCAAATTCAGATGATCCCCAACCGGAATGGCACGAAGTTGGCGGTAGTCAGATTGATCCCACCCGTCCCTATCGTTGCTATTTGAAGTCCACCCTCAACACTGCATCTTCCCCACTCAGTAGCATTAAAGATGGCGCGATCGCAGACACCGATCCTGTATCCTTGCAAGCATTACCCTATATTGATATCTTCTTTTACGACGGCCCCATTTCACGAGACATGGGCTTTAGTGATGTGGTTTATAATTCCCACCACTTTGCAGGACGCATAGGTTCAGCTGTACGCGGGGATCACCGTCAGTCACAATTAATTTCTGTGGCTACAGATGGGGAAACCTTCGGACACCATAAGAAGGGAACAGAAAAAACCCTCGCCTACGCCTTTATCAAAGAGTTTCCCCACCATGATTGGACGGTGACAAACTTTGCTCACTACCTCAGCTTAAGTCCTCCAGCTTGGGAAGTAGAGTTAAAACCTGTGACAGCCTGGAGTTGCGCCCACGGTGTAGACAGATGGCAAGATGACTGTGGTTGCGGTGGCGAAGGTGGGGTATGGCATCAAAAATGGCGGCGGCCATTGCGAAATGCTTTAAATTGGCTAAGGGATCAATTGGTGACAGTTTATGAAGAATATGGTCAACAGTTGTTTCGTGATCCCTGGCTAGCACGGGATGAGTATATTCAAATCATAGGCGATCGCTCCTCTGCCAATGTCAGCCGTTTTCTATCTCGGCATCAAAACCACAAACTCACCGCCGCCGAACAGGTAGACGCTTTGCGCTTGTTGGAAATGCAGCGTCATAGTTTGTTGATGTTTACCAGTTGCGGTTGGTTTTTTGAAGAACTTTCCCGCCCAGAGGGTACACAGATTCTCCGTTACGCCGCCCGTGCTTTGGAACTAGCGGGAGATGTGGCGGGTGTGCAACTAGAAAAAAGTTTCCTCAAACGCTTGGGTTTAGCCCCCAGTAATGTTGAGACTTTTAAACATGGCGCAGAAGTTTATCGCCAACTGGTGCAAACTGCCCAGATTAGTTTTAAACAAGTGGCTGCCCATTATGCGATTTCTTCCTTATTTCATGGGCAGGGATCAGCCCCCGGTAAGCATCACAAGCAGATTTATTGCTATACCGTCAATGACATTGATTACCAATTGCAACGGATGGGAGCATTAACCCTGGCAGTGGGAAATTTAAAGCTAGTGTCTGATATTACTTGGGAAAGTGAGAATTTAGTGTTTGCAGTGCTGCATTTAGGTGGCTGGGATTTCCACTGCGGCATTCAACTATTTACAGGTAGACGCGATTACAGCCAATTGAAAGACAAGTTGTTTACTTCGCTGCAACAGGCTAGTGCCGCCCAAACTATCTTAGCGATGACACAACTCTTTAGTGGGGAAGCTTATAACTTACAAACTCTGTTTGCTGAGGAACGCCACCGCATCATGCGGTTACTTAGTCATGAAACCCTAACACGGTTAGACCAACTCTATACCCAAGCCTACCGCGATAATTATGGCGTAATCATGGCGTTTCACCGCGATGAATTACCAGTACCGCAGGAGTTGCAAGTAGCAGCCGAGATTGCTTTAGGGTATCGGTGTATGACAACATTGCGATCGCTAGAGCAAGATATTACCGAGCCGTCATTGATTTGGAATGACATAGTAGAATTGGAGGCGATCGCCACTGAAGCTAAACATCTGCGTTGTCGCTTAAATATTCCTGAAGGTAAGCAAATACTAGAACAGGTAATTTTGCGCTTACTGTGGAGATTGCTGCACGATAGTAATGGTAGTTTTGCTACAGATATTCAATGTCTAGAACGATTAATTGATGTGACATATCAGCTAGATATTAGTGTTTCCTTACACCAGTCTCAGGAACTATACTTTAGCTGTTTATACAGTCAAATCATGCCCTTGTGTCTGACTACTCAAGCTCATCAAGAGGGTACTAATCAGTGCCTTCAGTTGCTGAAATTGGGGCAGAAGTTGAAGGTTGATGTAAGTAAGATTTTGAGTCAAATCGGGTAG
- the kdpA gene encoding potassium-transporting ATPase subunit KdpA, protein MLQGWIQIALTLLIVIATTPLLGKYIFRVFMGEKTLLDAVINPLERVIYAFSGIRYQEEMTGWQYAKAVLYSNLIMVILVYFILMVQGWLPLNPTNLNAPSWDLALHTTISFVTNTNQQHYSGETTFSYASQVFALGFLMFTSAATGLAVGIAFIRGLTGRPLGNFYTDLIRSITRILLPISIIGGLLLILAGVPETLASPATATTLEGATQVIARGPVAHFEIIKQLGENGGGFFGINSAHPYENPNGFSNLLEMWAMISIPAALIYAYGMFANNRKQAWLVFWMVFVIFVFLVGVAAVGEFQGNPLVNSLLGEQEPNLEGKEVRFGWAQTALWAVMTTATMCGAVNGMHDSLMPPGGFATLFNMFLQIIWGGQGTGTAYLFIYLILAVFLTGLMVGRTPEFLGRKIEKKEIVLASVILLVHPFAILIPWAIVFGFPDTLSGITNPGFHGVSQVVYEYASAAANNGSGFEGLNDNTLWWNLSTSISILAGRYIPITALLLLADSMSRKQLVPTTTGTLRTDTRLFTGVTGGVILILGALTFFPVLVLGPIAEAFLIARVG, encoded by the coding sequence ATGTTACAAGGATGGATACAAATTGCTTTAACGCTACTCATCGTCATAGCAACTACACCCTTACTAGGTAAATATATATTTCGTGTTTTCATGGGAGAAAAAACATTATTGGATGCAGTAATTAATCCCCTAGAAAGAGTTATTTATGCCTTTAGTGGCATACGTTATCAAGAGGAAATGACAGGTTGGCAGTATGCCAAAGCAGTGCTGTATAGCAACCTGATTATGGTGATTTTAGTTTATTTCATCCTGATGGTTCAGGGATGGCTACCACTTAATCCCACAAACTTAAATGCGCCTAGTTGGGATTTAGCCCTACACACCACTATTTCCTTTGTTACCAATACAAACCAACAGCACTACTCTGGTGAGACAACTTTTAGCTATGCCAGTCAAGTTTTCGCCCTTGGTTTTTTGATGTTTACCTCAGCAGCCACGGGTTTGGCAGTAGGAATCGCCTTTATTCGCGGTTTAACTGGTAGACCATTGGGCAACTTTTACACTGACTTGATTAGGTCAATCACACGAATTTTGCTACCCATATCTATTATTGGGGGATTGTTGTTAATTTTGGCAGGTGTACCAGAAACCTTAGCAAGCCCAGCCACAGCCACCACCCTAGAAGGTGCAACTCAAGTAATTGCCCGTGGCCCAGTTGCCCATTTTGAAATTATTAAACAACTAGGAGAAAACGGGGGTGGCTTTTTTGGCATTAACTCAGCCCATCCCTATGAAAATCCCAATGGTTTCTCGAACTTATTAGAAATGTGGGCAATGATTTCTATTCCTGCGGCATTGATTTATGCCTATGGGATGTTTGCTAATAACCGTAAACAAGCATGGTTAGTGTTTTGGATGGTCTTTGTCATCTTTGTCTTTTTAGTAGGTGTTGCCGCAGTAGGGGAGTTTCAGGGTAATCCCTTGGTTAATTCTTTATTAGGGGAACAGGAACCCAATTTAGAAGGCAAAGAAGTGCGATTTGGTTGGGCGCAAACAGCACTATGGGCAGTTATGACTACTGCAACCATGTGTGGTGCTGTTAATGGAATGCACGATTCCTTAATGCCACCAGGAGGGTTTGCCACTCTGTTTAATATGTTTTTGCAAATTATTTGGGGAGGACAAGGAACTGGTACAGCCTATCTATTTATCTATTTAATTTTGGCAGTGTTTTTAACTGGGTTGATGGTGGGACGCACACCAGAATTTTTAGGACGCAAAATTGAGAAAAAAGAAATTGTCCTCGCTAGCGTCATTCTATTAGTTCATCCCTTTGCTATTCTGATTCCTTGGGCAATAGTCTTTGGTTTTCCCGATACACTCTCAGGCATTACTAACCCAGGTTTTCATGGAGTTTCCCAGGTAGTTTACGAATACGCTTCAGCTGCTGCCAACAATGGTTCTGGTTTTGAAGGACTAAACGATAACACCCTATGGTGGAATCTCAGCACCAGTATCAGCATTTTGGCAGGGCGTTATATCCCCATTACTGCCCTACTGCTACTGGCAGATAGTATGTCCCGCAAGCAGCTTGTTCCTACAACCACAGGAACTTTAAGAACTGATACCAGACTCTTCACGGGAGTTACAGGAGGGGTGATTTTGATTCTGGGTGCGCTCACCTTCTTTCCTGTACTTGTCTTAGGCCCTATAGCAGAAGCATTCCTGATTGCCAGAGTGGGATAA
- the kdpB gene encoding potassium-transporting ATPase subunit KdpB — MKLSTKPRQERKHTPKVKQAGLYRRAFQQAFVKLYPRHTLKNPVMFVVWLGTMITALVTIAPNLFGPTPGDNPRLFNGLITLILFLTVLFANFAEAVAEGRGKAQADALRSTKSDAKAKKLLPDGSIQEVSSTALRRGDQIKVIAGDIIPADGEVIKGVASVDESAITGESAPVLKEPGTDIASSVTGGTRIISDELTIRVTTDPGQGFLDRMINLVEGASRSKTPNEIALTVLLAVLTQVFLVVMATLPTVSVYVNSPVSIAVLIALLVALIPTTIGGLLSAIGIAGMDRVAQFNVIATSGRAVEACGDVNTLVLDKTGTITFGNRMAEEFIPVNGYSVEEVAKVALASSVFDETPEGKSIVKLATKLGAELDFDPKQAEGIEFSAKTRMSGTDLANGVEIRKGAVDAIKGFVRSRNGQLTPELDAAFERVSRLGGTPLALCQNEVIYGVIYLKDIIKPGMKERFDQMRRMGIKTIMLTGDNHITASVIAGEAGVDDFIAEATPEDKMEVIQKEQAQGKLVAMTGDGTNDAPALAQANVGVAMNSGTQAAKEAANMVDLDSDPTKLIDIVTIGKQLLITRGALTTFSIANDVAKYFAIIPAIFAGIGVGSLNIMGLASAQSAVLSALIYNALIIPALIPLALTGVKFRPLTADQLLQRNILIYGLGGVVAPFIAIKFIDVLIVAVGLA; from the coding sequence ATGAAACTATCTACCAAACCACGACAAGAACGCAAACATACACCTAAAGTCAAACAAGCCGGACTCTACAGACGTGCGTTTCAACAAGCATTCGTTAAATTGTACCCACGTCATACGCTCAAAAATCCGGTGATGTTTGTCGTCTGGTTAGGCACAATGATTACAGCATTAGTGACCATTGCTCCTAACCTGTTTGGCCCAACTCCTGGTGACAATCCCAGATTATTTAATGGTCTAATTACCTTAATTCTGTTCTTAACCGTTCTGTTTGCCAATTTTGCTGAAGCTGTGGCTGAAGGACGAGGTAAAGCTCAGGCAGATGCTTTACGCTCTACAAAATCCGATGCCAAGGCCAAAAAACTCCTTCCCGATGGTTCTATTCAAGAAGTTAGTTCTACAGCCTTACGACGTGGCGACCAAATCAAGGTAATCGCTGGTGATATTATTCCCGCCGATGGTGAGGTGATTAAAGGTGTTGCTTCTGTGGATGAATCTGCCATTACGGGAGAATCTGCACCAGTATTGAAAGAACCAGGGACAGATATTGCTAGTTCCGTGACTGGAGGAACGCGGATTATCTCCGATGAACTGACTATTCGCGTTACCACTGACCCCGGACAAGGCTTTCTCGATCGCATGATTAACTTAGTAGAAGGAGCGTCCCGCAGTAAAACTCCCAATGAAATCGCTCTGACGGTTTTATTGGCAGTCCTGACCCAAGTATTTTTAGTAGTTATGGCAACTCTACCTACAGTGTCAGTTTACGTAAACTCACCTGTAAGCATTGCTGTATTAATCGCCCTCCTAGTGGCATTGATTCCAACCACCATCGGCGGATTATTAAGTGCGATTGGGATTGCTGGCATGGATAGAGTTGCTCAGTTTAACGTCATTGCCACCTCCGGGCGTGCAGTGGAAGCCTGTGGTGATGTAAACACCTTAGTATTAGATAAAACAGGGACGATTACTTTTGGCAACCGTATGGCAGAGGAATTTATTCCCGTCAATGGTTATTCTGTGGAAGAGGTGGCAAAGGTGGCTTTAGCATCGAGTGTGTTTGATGAAACACCAGAAGGAAAATCCATCGTCAAGCTAGCAACAAAATTAGGGGCAGAATTAGATTTTGATCCCAAGCAAGCAGAAGGTATTGAATTTTCAGCCAAAACGCGCATGAGTGGTACTGATTTAGCCAACGGCGTGGAAATTCGTAAAGGCGCGGTGGATGCAATTAAAGGATTTGTGCGTTCGCGTAATGGACAATTAACACCTGAACTTGATGCTGCTTTTGAACGAGTTTCTAGATTGGGTGGTACTCCCCTAGCACTCTGTCAAAACGAAGTGATTTACGGTGTTATTTATCTCAAAGACATTATTAAACCGGGCATGAAAGAAAGGTTTGACCAAATGCGGCGCATGGGAATTAAAACCATCATGCTGACGGGAGATAACCACATCACTGCATCTGTAATTGCTGGGGAAGCAGGAGTTGATGATTTCATTGCCGAAGCCACACCAGAAGACAAAATGGAGGTGATTCAAAAAGAACAAGCTCAAGGCAAGTTGGTAGCAATGACTGGAGATGGTACTAACGATGCTCCAGCCTTGGCACAGGCCAATGTGGGGGTAGCGATGAATTCTGGTACGCAAGCGGCGAAGGAAGCGGCTAATATGGTAGACCTAGATTCTGACCCTACCAAGTTAATTGATATTGTCACTATTGGTAAACAACTGTTAATTACCCGTGGCGCGCTAACTACCTTTTCTATCGCCAATGATGTGGCCAAGTATTTTGCTATTATTCCTGCCATCTTCGCTGGTATTGGTGTTGGCAGTCTCAACATTATGGGTTTAGCCAGCGCCCAATCTGCTGTTTTATCAGCTTTAATCTATAACGCCTTGATTATTCCGGCATTGATTCCCTTAGCTTTGACTGGTGTTAAGTTTCGACCACTCACAGCAGATCAACTTTTGCAGCGCAACATCTTGATATATGGATTGGGTGGTGTGGTTGCACCTTTTATTGCTATTAAATTCATCGATGTTTTGATTGTGGCTGTCGGTTTGGCATAG
- the cax gene encoding calcium/proton exchanger, with amino-acid sequence MSGKNILFLFLLLFIPISLAAHFLEWGELVVFITAGLAILPLAAWMGTATEEIAVVVGPSLGGLLNATFGNATELIIALVALKGGLVNVVKASITGSIIGNLLLVMGLAMLLGGLRYKEQTFQPIVARVNASVMNLAVIAILLPTAMNYTAKGIGEEVLQYLSLAVAVVLILVYALTLLFSMKTHAYLYDVGIAETEADETHTKPNIWLWSGVLLVCTLFVALESELLVDSLEVATSQLGLTALFTGVILVPIIGNAAEHATAVTVAMKDKMDLSLSVAVGSSMQIALFVAPVLVIAGWIFGQPMDLDFQPFELVAVVVAVLIANSISSDGKSNWLEGTLLLAAYTVLGFAFYFHPVIDGIG; translated from the coding sequence ATGTCAGGCAAAAACATTCTTTTTCTGTTTCTGTTACTCTTTATCCCCATTTCCTTAGCCGCCCATTTTCTAGAGTGGGGAGAGTTAGTCGTTTTCATCACCGCCGGTTTAGCTATTCTGCCCCTAGCGGCGTGGATGGGTACCGCGACAGAAGAAATTGCTGTGGTGGTAGGGCCAAGCTTAGGGGGATTGTTAAACGCCACCTTTGGCAATGCGACAGAACTGATCATTGCTTTAGTAGCTTTGAAAGGTGGGCTAGTGAATGTCGTCAAGGCCAGTATTACCGGCTCGATTATCGGTAACTTACTGCTGGTAATGGGTCTTGCTATGCTTTTGGGGGGACTGCGCTATAAAGAACAGACATTTCAGCCGATTGTGGCGCGGGTAAATGCTTCTGTGATGAATTTAGCGGTAATTGCGATTTTGCTACCCACAGCCATGAACTATACCGCTAAGGGAATCGGAGAAGAAGTTTTACAATATTTATCCCTGGCTGTGGCAGTGGTATTAATTTTGGTTTACGCCCTAACGCTACTATTTTCCATGAAAACCCACGCCTATTTATATGATGTGGGTATAGCAGAAACCGAAGCAGACGAAACTCATACCAAGCCCAATATTTGGTTATGGAGTGGTGTACTGTTAGTATGTACCCTGTTTGTGGCGTTAGAGTCAGAATTATTGGTTGATTCTTTAGAAGTGGCTACCTCCCAGCTAGGTTTGACCGCACTGTTTACCGGGGTAATCTTGGTTCCCATTATTGGCAATGCAGCCGAACACGCCACAGCCGTCACTGTAGCCATGAAAGATAAAATGGATCTTTCTTTGTCTGTGGCTGTGGGTTCAAGTATGCAGATTGCCTTATTTGTCGCCCCCGTGTTAGTCATTGCTGGGTGGATATTCGGTCAACCAATGGATTTAGATTTCCAGCCTTTTGAATTAGTAGCTGTAGTTGTAGCGGTGTTAATTGCTAATAGTATTAGTTCTGATGGTAAGTCCAATTGGTTAGAAGGCACTTTGCTATTAGCTGCCTATACAGTATTAGGTTTTGCCTTTTACTTTCACCCAGTTATCGATGGTATTGGTTAG
- a CDS encoding response regulator transcription factor has protein sequence MPSTPIKILLVEDDELFRLGLRVRLQQETGLEIIAEAEDGETAIELVNQNPLDVVLLDVGLPGIGGIETCKQIKQQNPQLPILVLTSHSQTSLIARLIEAGAQGYCLKGVAAEKLVLALRSVAAGASWWDETATKEIRATFVSNSGQFDSKNLSKPSHPLTEREQEILSLLAAGKTNQEIALALYITPGTVRVHVHAILQKLGVGDRAQAVVVALQKRLIKSDLIVEE, from the coding sequence ATGCCATCTACCCCGATTAAAATTCTTCTAGTTGAGGATGATGAACTCTTCCGCTTAGGCTTGCGTGTGCGATTGCAACAAGAGACGGGATTAGAGATTATTGCTGAAGCTGAAGATGGTGAAACAGCTATTGAATTAGTCAATCAAAATCCTCTCGATGTAGTGCTGTTAGATGTAGGATTGCCAGGAATTGGAGGCATTGAGACTTGTAAACAAATTAAGCAGCAAAATCCCCAGTTGCCCATCTTAGTTTTGACTTCCCATTCGCAAACATCTTTAATTGCACGGTTAATTGAAGCAGGCGCTCAGGGCTATTGTCTCAAAGGAGTGGCGGCGGAAAAATTGGTATTAGCACTTCGTTCCGTAGCAGCTGGAGCCTCCTGGTGGGATGAAACGGCAACTAAAGAAATTCGTGCCACTTTTGTATCTAATTCTGGCCAATTTGACTCAAAAAATCTCTCAAAACCCTCCCATCCACTCACCGAACGTGAACAAGAAATTTTGTCATTGCTAGCAGCCGGAAAAACTAACCAAGAAATTGCCCTCGCACTCTACATTACACCAGGAACAGTCCGAGTGCATGTCCATGCAATTTTGCAGAAATTAGGAGTAGGCGATCGCGCTCAAGCTGTCGTTGTTGCTTTACAAAAACGCCTAATTAAAAGCGACTTGATTGTAGAAGAGTAG
- the glpK gene encoding glycerol kinase GlpK — protein MQTLGSTKSSGYILALDLGTTGNRAFIFNADGKIIGQAYKELTQYYPQPGWLEHDPEVIWQDTCWVMQTAMSNAQINPSEIAAIGLTVQRETCLLWDKTTGKPLHNAIVWQDRRTAPLCHQLQQQGYAQEIYDRTGLVIDAYFSATKLRWLLDKITGVDLNNILAGTIDTWVLWQLTGGKVHATDHSNASRTMLMNLTTCKWDERLLDIFQIPAHILPTIQPSLGEFGVTDTELIGAAIPITAILGDQQAALFGHGCDRPGLMKCTYGTGSFLVAHTGSNIVRSQNQLISTVAWTQANDSNNLDVGYALEGSMFTSGACIQWLRDGIKLIKTAAETETMAEQVPDNGGVYFVPALSGLGAPYWDMSARGAFFGITAGVQPQHLVRAVLEAIAYQVREIVQAINTSSSNPMQRLIVDGGACENNFLMQLQADVLGIPVERPTMRDTTVQGAAFAAGIAIGFWDSYPQLVNQRQIDRIFEPGKESDRATANFTTWQKAVKRSLAWEE, from the coding sequence ATGCAGACATTGGGTAGCACAAAATCATCCGGCTATATCCTAGCGTTAGATTTAGGTACAACAGGCAACCGCGCTTTTATCTTTAACGCCGATGGTAAGATTATCGGGCAGGCATATAAAGAACTCACACAATACTATCCCCAGCCCGGATGGTTGGAACATGACCCGGAAGTTATTTGGCAGGATACCTGTTGGGTGATGCAAACTGCCATGTCTAACGCCCAAATCAACCCATCGGAAATTGCAGCCATTGGTTTAACTGTACAACGAGAAACCTGTCTACTCTGGGATAAAACCACAGGTAAGCCATTACATAATGCTATTGTCTGGCAAGACCGCCGCACTGCTCCCCTGTGTCACCAATTACAACAGCAAGGTTACGCTCAGGAAATATACGATCGCACTGGGTTAGTAATCGATGCTTATTTTTCTGCAACTAAACTCAGATGGCTTTTAGACAAGATTACAGGCGTTGATTTAAACAATATCCTCGCTGGTACAATTGATACTTGGGTGCTGTGGCAACTCACAGGCGGAAAAGTCCACGCCACCGACCACAGCAACGCTAGCCGCACCATGTTAATGAATCTCACAACCTGCAAGTGGGATGAGAGATTATTAGATATTTTCCAAATTCCGGCGCATATCTTACCGACAATTCAACCCAGTTTAGGAGAATTTGGCGTTACTGATACCGAGTTAATCGGTGCGGCTATCCCCATTACAGCTATTTTAGGTGATCAGCAAGCGGCTTTATTTGGTCACGGCTGCGATCGCCCCGGTTTGATGAAATGTACTTACGGCACTGGTAGCTTTTTGGTGGCTCATACTGGTAGTAATATTGTGCGTTCCCAAAATCAACTGATTTCTACAGTGGCATGGACACAAGCCAATGACAGCAATAACTTAGATGTTGGCTATGCCCTAGAAGGCAGTATGTTTACCAGTGGCGCTTGTATCCAATGGTTGCGTGATGGCATCAAGTTAATCAAAACTGCGGCGGAAACTGAAACCATGGCCGAGCAAGTTCCTGATAATGGTGGAGTCTACTTTGTCCCTGCCTTGAGCGGACTAGGCGCACCTTATTGGGACATGAGCGCCAGAGGAGCATTTTTTGGGATTACGGCTGGTGTGCAACCCCAGCATCTAGTCAGGGCTGTATTAGAAGCGATCGCCTATCAAGTCAGAGAAATAGTACAAGCAATCAACACTTCTAGTAGCAATCCCATGCAGCGTTTAATTGTAGACGGTGGCGCTTGTGAGAACAATTTTCTCATGCAGTTGCAAGCCGATGTCTTAGGCATTCCCGTAGAACGCCCTACCATGCGCGATACAACCGTACAAGGTGCAGCCTTTGCCGCAGGTATTGCCATCGGATTTTGGGATAGTTATCCACAACTGGTAAACCAACGCCAAATTGATCGCATATTTGAGCCAGGAAAAGAAAGCGATCGCGCCACAGCCAACTTCACCACCTGGCAGAAAGCCGTTAAACGCTCTCTGGCGTGGGAGGAGTAG
- a CDS encoding sensor histidine kinase, producing MVDSPGRLPNKKTPRGSSLLIVSLFIVLLFLEYSTPTEYVFGYLYTGPILLTNSWLGRRATFQATFVAVCLIMLNLILPGGEVIKFSTVASRVIAAIALIVTGVLSDRLRRSQEAIATTRAKLAAQEELSRVREDFASTITHDLKTPLLGAIETLKAFEQEKFGAVLPTQQKVIATMMRSHQTSLQLLDTLLDIYRNDTEGLKLDLAPVNLATLAEEATGTLRELAASRRVYLSLNYGDSDWQRTLWVKGDALQLQRVFTNLVVNAIYHSRRGERVEVVLGTQADFQVVKILDTGAGIQPEQFSHLFERFYQGHSNRQAKGSGLGLYLSRQIIEAHGGIIWAENKLPIGAMFAFKLPVYPFSSSLTA from the coding sequence ATGGTAGATTCCCCAGGCAGATTACCTAATAAAAAAACACCAAGAGGCAGTTCTTTGCTGATTGTCAGTCTATTTATAGTTTTATTATTTTTGGAATACTCTACACCAACTGAATATGTGTTTGGCTATCTTTACACGGGTCCAATTCTATTAACAAACTCCTGGTTAGGTAGGCGTGCCACCTTTCAAGCTACATTCGTTGCTGTTTGCTTAATCATGCTGAATCTTATACTTCCAGGAGGTGAGGTGATTAAGTTTTCTACAGTTGCTAGTAGAGTAATCGCTGCGATCGCCTTGATTGTTACTGGGGTTTTGAGCGATCGCCTGCGTCGTTCCCAAGAAGCGATCGCCACCACCCGTGCTAAACTGGCAGCTCAAGAGGAATTGTCCAGGGTGCGCGAAGACTTTGCTTCTACCATCACCCATGATTTGAAAACGCCCCTTTTAGGAGCAATTGAAACTCTCAAAGCTTTTGAACAAGAAAAATTTGGTGCTGTCTTACCAACACAGCAAAAAGTTATAGCTACAATGATGCGTAGTCATCAAACTTCCCTACAATTGCTAGACACATTGTTAGATATTTATCGTAATGATACGGAAGGCTTGAAACTAGACTTAGCACCTGTAAATTTAGCTACCTTAGCCGAAGAAGCAACTGGAACTCTCAGGGAGTTAGCAGCCAGCCGTCGCGTTTATCTTTCACTTAATTATGGTGATTCTGATTGGCAGCGCACGCTGTGGGTTAAAGGTGATGCACTACAACTTCAACGAGTTTTTACTAATCTTGTGGTTAATGCTATTTATCATTCCCGGCGTGGTGAACGTGTGGAAGTGGTATTAGGAACACAAGCTGACTTTCAAGTGGTGAAAATTTTAGATACCGGTGCAGGTATTCAGCCCGAACAATTTTCCCATTTATTTGAACGATTTTACCAGGGGCATAGCAACCGCCAAGCCAAAGGCTCTGGATTAGGGCTTTACCTGTCTCGGCAAATTATTGAAGCCCACGGCGGTATAATTTGGGCAGAGAACAAATTACCCATCGGTGCCATGTTTGCTTTCAAGCTCCCTGTTTACCCGTTTTCATCTTCTCTAACTGCGTGA